The Tenacibaculum jejuense genome includes a window with the following:
- a CDS encoding LytR/AlgR family response regulator transcription factor has product MNCIIIEDNKNTVDVLQDIIKNNFPSIKVLGTATSIEKGISILNTYKPDFIFLDINLDDGEGFSILKEFPNADFKIIFITSYSKYAIQAFKFSALDFILKPFTPNEICQAIDKVIENKINNDQKEKLDTFLHNYNSQSKKIVLSDIDHLHVVPIEEIIYASSENSYTIFTLKNKEEIVVSKSLKSFDEKLAPYSFIRIHQRYLINIEYVEKFHKKNEEILLSNKTILPVSKAKKEQLIRALKKL; this is encoded by the coding sequence ATGAATTGTATAATTATTGAAGACAACAAAAATACTGTAGATGTGTTACAGGATATCATAAAAAATAACTTTCCTTCAATTAAAGTTTTGGGTACTGCCACTTCAATAGAAAAAGGCATTTCTATTTTAAATACATATAAACCAGATTTTATTTTCTTAGATATCAACTTAGATGATGGTGAAGGTTTTTCCATTCTTAAGGAATTTCCTAATGCTGATTTTAAAATTATTTTTATCACTTCTTACAGTAAATACGCTATTCAAGCTTTTAAGTTTAGTGCTTTAGATTTTATTTTAAAGCCATTCACTCCAAACGAAATATGCCAAGCAATTGATAAGGTAATTGAAAATAAAATCAACAACGATCAAAAAGAAAAATTAGATACTTTTTTACACAATTATAATTCTCAAAGTAAGAAAATAGTTTTATCAGATATTGATCATTTACATGTTGTTCCTATTGAAGAAATTATTTATGCTTCATCAGAAAATAGCTACACGATTTTCACCTTAAAAAATAAAGAGGAAATTGTAGTTTCTAAATCTTTAAAGTCTTTTGATGAAAAATTAGCTCCTTATTCTTTTATAAGAATTCATCAGCGCTACTTAATCAATATTGAATACGTAGAGAAATTTCACAAAAAAAATGAAGAAATCCTTTTATCAAACAAAACTATTCTTCCTGTTTCTAAAGCGAAAAAAGAACAATTAATTCGAGCATTAAAAAAACTATAA
- a CDS encoding tetratricopeptide repeat-containing sensor histidine kinase, which translates to MYLTSLKGQNTVSEKVENNIKTSKNFLLKNLDSAFFYSEKALSFAKETNLDTLITKAQIQKSSVYIFRNEFNKADSILTSLLSKSSPLHIEGQIWHNLATVLYRKRDLEQALKLYVKAASLTEKSQQQQLLLNTYSNIGVINAQLKNYEKAQDYLEKVVDLAEKNELLKLQILSNLANIYRENKKYTKFKKASLEAESLAIKHHINGVLGVIYSNLSLYYTDVENNYNKGLFYGKQSLDLKKKTTNKNLSLTYNNIAHTYLLKKEYQKAITYLDSALPKSNGVLKSYIYNNYKKAYTGLKNYKKALDFSELKDQTKDSLTKKKEKEKITEITEKYESDKKEQQINLLNTKNELQESKIKNQNNLLIGGIVTIFLLGTLLFLWFKNEKTKQSLQKAFLQNKLLQTQLNPHFLFHSLNNIQSYIYKNQKETSLNYLSNYSKLMRSMFENTSKDFITVREDFDAMQAYLNLQKSNFQNNVAFSIESSDEISEYLIPPMLIQPFIENALQHGIKDIENGLVSVSYHNNNDFIRVIVSDNGKGVKSKSNNQLLERYSSSDVIEERIKNLSKTHNYFIQKEIKSNSSGTTVSLLFPKKSY; encoded by the coding sequence ATGTACTTGACCAGCTTAAAAGGTCAAAACACTGTATCTGAAAAGGTAGAAAACAACATCAAAACATCTAAGAATTTCCTTCTAAAGAATTTAGACAGTGCCTTTTTCTATTCTGAAAAAGCACTGTCTTTCGCAAAAGAGACAAATCTAGATACTTTAATAACTAAAGCCCAAATTCAAAAAAGTAGCGTTTACATTTTTAGAAATGAATTTAATAAAGCAGATTCAATACTAACTTCGCTACTTTCTAAATCTTCACCCCTTCACATAGAAGGACAGATATGGCATAATTTAGCAACTGTACTATATAGAAAACGCGATTTAGAACAAGCGCTTAAACTTTACGTAAAAGCTGCTTCTTTAACTGAAAAATCGCAACAACAGCAATTACTTCTTAACACTTACTCTAATATTGGAGTTATTAATGCTCAACTTAAAAATTACGAAAAAGCACAAGATTATTTAGAAAAAGTAGTTGATTTAGCAGAAAAAAACGAGCTACTAAAGCTCCAAATACTTTCAAATCTTGCAAATATCTATCGTGAGAACAAAAAATATACAAAATTTAAAAAAGCATCTTTAGAAGCTGAAAGTTTAGCAATTAAACATCATATTAATGGTGTTTTAGGTGTCATTTATTCTAATCTTTCTTTGTATTATACCGACGTAGAAAACAATTACAACAAAGGATTATTTTACGGTAAACAAAGTTTAGATTTAAAGAAAAAAACTACGAATAAAAACCTTTCGCTTACATACAACAATATTGCACATACATATTTACTAAAAAAGGAATATCAAAAAGCAATTACTTATTTAGATAGCGCTTTACCCAAATCAAATGGAGTTCTAAAAAGCTATATTTATAACAATTACAAAAAGGCTTACACTGGATTAAAAAATTATAAAAAAGCGCTAGATTTTTCTGAATTAAAAGATCAAACTAAAGATTCTTTAACTAAGAAGAAAGAAAAAGAGAAAATCACAGAAATCACTGAAAAATACGAGTCTGATAAAAAAGAGCAACAAATCAACTTATTGAATACTAAAAATGAACTTCAAGAAAGTAAAATAAAAAATCAAAACAATCTTTTAATTGGAGGAATTGTAACTATTTTCTTGTTAGGAACACTTTTATTTTTATGGTTCAAAAATGAAAAAACCAAACAATCTTTACAAAAAGCTTTTTTACAGAACAAACTTCTTCAAACACAATTAAATCCACACTTTTTATTTCACTCTTTGAATAATATTCAATCTTATATTTATAAAAATCAGAAAGAAACATCTTTAAACTACCTTTCTAATTACAGTAAGTTAATGCGTTCAATGTTTGAAAATACTTCAAAAGATTTCATTACTGTGAGAGAAGATTTTGATGCAATGCAAGCTTATTTAAATTTACAAAAGAGTAATTTTCAGAATAATGTAGCGTTCTCAATAGAAAGTAGTGATGAAATTTCAGAATATTTAATTCCTCCTATGCTAATTCAACCATTTATAGAAAATGCATTACAACATGGAATTAAAGATATAGAAAACGGATTGGTTTCTGTTAGTTATCACAATAATAATGACTTTATAAGAGTTATTGTTAGTGATAATGGAAAGGGAGTAAAAAGTAAAAGCAATAACCAATTATTAGAACGATATTCAAGCTCAGATGTAATAGAAGAACGTATTAAAAACTTATCCAAAACCCATAACTATTTCATACAAAAAGAGATCAAATCTAATTCTAGCGGTACAACAGTTTCTTTATTATTCCCTAAGAAAAGCTACTAA
- a CDS encoding acyl-CoA carboxylase subunit beta: MDINFNKNEDHNKLLASDLRQRLAKVKLGGGEKRIQKHHEKGKLTARERIEYLLDDDTDSIEIGAFAGEGMYAEHGGCPSGGVVIKIGYVKGKQCIVVANDATVKAGAWFPITGKKNLRAQEIAIENRLPIIYLVDSAGVYLPMQDEIFPDKEHFGRIFRNNAVMSSMGITQIAAVMGSCVAGGAYLPIMSDEALIVDKTGSIFLAGSYLVKAAIGEAIDNETLGGATTHCEISGVTDYKAKDDKDALDRIKNVMDKIGDFEKAGYNRTESKAPAKDENEIFGILPKARNEQYDMMEIIERLVDDSEFDEYKAGYGQTIITGYARIDGWAVGIVANQRKIVKSKGAKTKPSEMQFGGVIYSDSADKATRFIANCNQKKIPLVFLQDVTGFMVGSKSEHGGIIKDGAKMVNAVSNSVVPKFTIVIGNSYGAGNYAMCGKAYDPRLIAAWPSAELAVMSGASAAKVLLQIETAALKKKGEEITKEKEAELFNKIKSRYDEQISPYYAAARIWTDGVINPLDTRKWVSMGIEAANHAPIEKPFNLGVIQV; the protein is encoded by the coding sequence ATGGATATTAACTTCAATAAAAACGAAGATCATAATAAACTATTAGCATCGGACCTAAGACAACGATTAGCTAAAGTTAAATTAGGTGGTGGTGAAAAAAGAATTCAAAAACACCACGAAAAAGGAAAGTTAACTGCCCGTGAACGAATTGAATATTTATTAGATGACGATACAGACAGCATAGAAATTGGTGCTTTCGCTGGAGAAGGAATGTATGCCGAACACGGTGGATGTCCTTCGGGAGGTGTAGTTATTAAAATTGGTTATGTAAAAGGTAAACAATGTATCGTTGTAGCAAATGATGCGACCGTAAAAGCTGGAGCTTGGTTTCCTATCACTGGAAAGAAAAATTTAAGAGCTCAAGAAATCGCAATAGAAAATAGATTACCAATTATTTACTTAGTGGATTCTGCTGGTGTGTATTTACCAATGCAAGATGAGATTTTTCCTGACAAAGAACATTTCGGAAGAATTTTTAGAAATAATGCTGTAATGAGTAGCATGGGAATTACTCAAATTGCTGCTGTTATGGGAAGCTGTGTTGCTGGTGGTGCTTATTTACCAATTATGAGTGATGAAGCTTTAATTGTAGACAAAACAGGAAGTATTTTCTTAGCAGGAAGCTATTTAGTGAAAGCCGCTATTGGTGAAGCAATTGATAACGAAACTTTAGGTGGAGCAACTACACATTGTGAGATTTCTGGAGTTACTGATTATAAAGCTAAAGATGATAAAGATGCTTTAGATAGAATCAAAAATGTAATGGATAAAATTGGTGATTTTGAAAAAGCTGGATACAACAGAACTGAAAGCAAAGCACCTGCAAAAGATGAAAATGAAATCTTTGGAATTTTACCAAAAGCTCGTAATGAGCAATACGATATGATGGAAATCATAGAGCGTTTAGTTGATGATTCTGAATTTGATGAATATAAAGCTGGTTACGGACAAACAATAATTACAGGTTATGCAAGAATTGATGGTTGGGCTGTTGGAATTGTAGCAAATCAACGAAAGATTGTAAAGTCAAAAGGAGCTAAAACTAAACCAAGCGAAATGCAATTTGGTGGAGTAATTTACTCTGATTCTGCGGATAAAGCGACTCGTTTTATAGCGAACTGTAATCAAAAGAAAATTCCTTTAGTTTTCTTACAAGATGTAACTGGATTTATGGTAGGAAGTAAATCTGAACACGGAGGAATTATTAAAGACGGGGCAAAAATGGTAAACGCCGTAAGTAATTCGGTTGTTCCTAAGTTTACTATTGTAATAGGAAATTCATATGGTGCTGGAAACTATGCCATGTGCGGAAAAGCTTACGATCCAAGATTAATCGCAGCTTGGCCAAGTGCAGAGTTAGCCGTGATGAGTGGAGCTTCAGCTGCAAAAGTTTTATTACAAATAGAAACAGCTGCTTTAAAGAAAAAAGGTGAAGAAATTACGAAGGAAAAAGAAGCAGAATTATTTAATAAAATAAAATCTAGATACGACGAACAAATCTCTCCTTACTACGCTGCGGCAAGAATTTGGACAGACGGAGTTATTAATCCATTAGACACGAGAAAATGGGTTTCAATGGGAATTGAAGCCGCTAATCATGCTCCAATTGAAAAACCTTTTAACTTAGGTGTAATTCAAGTATAA
- a CDS encoding helix-turn-helix domain-containing protein encodes MIIEDEYIRLIFGLKLKQIRTEKNLSLFGLAKLTGLSKSYLNEIEKGKKYPKTDKIAILSDSLEVPYDHLVSLKLDKNLAPIGEILQSKILKEIPLDLFGIQENNLIDIVANAPAKVNAFISTIIKISQNYNLTRESFFLASLRSYQEAHNNYFEDIEDSVEKFAKSYHIDLTKEITSADLEEVLKEEFNYKIDTEELSKHKNLTDLRNIYIPKKNTLLLTNEISEAQRTFILAKEIAYNFLKIEDRLYTFPWIKFESFDQVLNNFIASYFAGALIIPKKKLIQQLKELFDKEDWNPLRLHKIIKSYNCSDETFYQRLTNILPKAFNIKNLFFLRFTYKKGAPKYRLSKELHITQQQSPHANRNQEHYCRRWVSLKTIQNFITSDQQKSASGIQISSYQNSNNEYLVLSSANKDPFKKDIYRSISIGMLLSPHLKRKVNFLKEDTFEKQLVGVTCESCAVKDCTDRVSEPWILEKRARYKEIENSVKDIINSYN; translated from the coding sequence ATGATCATAGAAGACGAATATATTCGCCTAATTTTTGGGCTAAAACTGAAGCAAATACGAACAGAGAAAAACCTTTCATTATTTGGCTTGGCTAAACTTACAGGTTTATCTAAATCGTATTTAAATGAAATAGAGAAAGGGAAAAAATATCCTAAAACAGATAAGATTGCAATTCTTTCGGATAGTTTAGAAGTTCCTTATGATCATTTGGTTTCTTTAAAGCTTGATAAAAACTTAGCTCCTATTGGAGAAATTTTACAGTCTAAAATTTTAAAAGAAATTCCATTAGACTTATTCGGTATTCAAGAAAATAACTTGATAGATATTGTTGCTAACGCTCCTGCTAAAGTGAATGCTTTTATTAGTACAATAATTAAGATATCTCAGAATTATAACTTAACCCGGGAAAGTTTCTTCTTAGCATCTTTACGCTCTTACCAAGAAGCACACAACAATTATTTTGAAGATATTGAAGATAGTGTTGAGAAATTTGCAAAGTCGTACCATATAGATTTAACTAAAGAAATTACTTCTGCAGATTTAGAAGAAGTTTTAAAAGAAGAATTCAATTATAAAATAGATACCGAAGAGTTATCTAAACATAAAAACTTAACAGATTTACGTAACATATACATTCCTAAAAAGAATACTCTTTTATTAACTAATGAAATTTCTGAAGCTCAAAGAACTTTTATTCTTGCCAAAGAAATTGCCTATAACTTTTTAAAAATTGAAGATCGTTTGTATACTTTTCCTTGGATAAAATTTGAAAGTTTCGATCAGGTTTTAAATAATTTTATTGCTTCCTATTTTGCTGGAGCATTAATTATTCCAAAGAAAAAATTAATTCAGCAATTAAAAGAATTATTCGATAAAGAAGATTGGAATCCGCTACGATTACATAAAATCATTAAAAGTTATAATTGTTCAGACGAGACTTTTTATCAGCGTTTAACTAATATTTTACCAAAAGCTTTTAATATTAAAAACCTATTCTTTTTACGATTCACTTATAAAAAAGGTGCTCCGAAATATCGTTTAAGTAAAGAATTACATATTACACAACAGCAATCACCACACGCAAATAGAAATCAAGAACACTATTGTAGAAGATGGGTTTCCTTGAAAACCATTCAAAACTTTATCACTTCAGATCAACAGAAATCTGCATCAGGAATTCAGATTTCTTCATACCAAAATTCAAATAACGAATATTTAGTATTGTCTTCTGCTAACAAAGATCCGTTCAAAAAAGACATCTATAGAAGTATCAGTATCGGTATGCTATTATCTCCACATTTAAAAAGAAAAGTAAACTTTTTAAAAGAAGACACTTTTGAAAAACAATTGGTAGGTGTTACTTGTGAGTCATGTGCTGTAAAAGATTGTACTGATCGTGTTTCAGAACCATGGATTTTAGAAAAAAGAGCTAGATATAAAGAAATAGAGAATTCAGTAAAAGATATTATTAATTCTTATAATTAA
- the aceB gene encoding malate synthase A, translating to METKAMLNEIQFKGFEEQSYQSILTPEAKVFLVELHNRFNAKRLELLKERVKMQVYFDEGNFPSFPEETASIRNSDWVCKPLPQDLLDRRVEITGPVDRKMVINALNSGAKTFMADFEDSNAPTISNILNGQQNLFDANTKTISFYNEKKDKTYQLNEETALLLVRPRGLHLNERHFVVDGEEMSGSLVDFGLYFFHNIKVLQEQGSATYFYLPKLEHYLEARWWNEVFVFAQDYLGIAQDTIKATVLVETITASFQLDEIIYELKDHMAGLNCGRWDYIFSYIKKFRNHEGFLVPDRAQVTMSSPFMKAYSQRVVQRCHVRRVHAMGGMAAQIPVKNNEEANSAAYAKVERDKLQEVKNGHDGTWVAHPALVKVAMDVFNEHMPTPNQIDNKREDLVVTEEELVELPTGTVTEKGIRENINVGILYIESWLSGNGAAALYNLMEDAATAEISRTQIWQWLHKGVRLEDERAFDIEMYNEFKAQEVEKIKELVGEAAFTSRRFELAIQLFDDLVLSEDFEEFLTLPAYKYI from the coding sequence ATGGAAACAAAAGCAATGTTAAATGAGATTCAATTCAAAGGATTTGAAGAACAGTCTTATCAATCAATTTTAACTCCAGAAGCTAAAGTTTTTTTAGTCGAGTTACACAATAGGTTTAATGCTAAAAGATTGGAGTTGCTAAAGGAAAGAGTCAAGATGCAAGTGTATTTTGATGAAGGAAATTTTCCTTCGTTTCCAGAAGAAACAGCTTCAATAAGAAATTCAGATTGGGTTTGTAAACCTTTGCCTCAAGATTTATTAGATAGAAGAGTTGAGATTACAGGTCCGGTTGATAGAAAAATGGTGATTAACGCTTTAAATTCTGGTGCTAAAACTTTTATGGCAGATTTTGAAGATAGTAATGCTCCAACAATTTCTAATATATTAAATGGTCAGCAAAATTTATTTGATGCTAATACGAAAACGATTTCGTTCTACAATGAAAAGAAAGATAAAACGTATCAGTTGAATGAAGAAACAGCATTATTGTTAGTAAGACCTAGAGGTTTACATTTAAATGAAAGACATTTTGTAGTTGATGGAGAAGAGATGTCGGGTTCTTTAGTTGATTTCGGATTGTACTTCTTTCATAATATTAAAGTATTACAAGAACAAGGTTCAGCAACTTATTTTTATTTGCCAAAATTAGAACATTATTTAGAAGCTCGTTGGTGGAATGAAGTTTTTGTTTTTGCGCAAGATTATTTAGGTATTGCTCAAGATACTATCAAAGCTACAGTTCTTGTTGAAACAATTACAGCAAGTTTTCAATTAGATGAAATTATATACGAATTAAAAGATCATATGGCTGGGCTTAATTGTGGTCGATGGGATTACATCTTCTCTTATATAAAGAAGTTTAGAAATCATGAAGGGTTTTTAGTTCCAGATCGTGCTCAGGTAACAATGAGCTCGCCATTTATGAAAGCATATTCTCAACGTGTAGTTCAACGTTGTCATGTAAGAAGAGTTCATGCAATGGGAGGAATGGCAGCGCAAATTCCTGTTAAAAATAATGAAGAAGCAAACAGTGCAGCTTATGCAAAAGTAGAGCGTGATAAACTTCAAGAAGTAAAAAATGGTCACGATGGAACTTGGGTTGCACATCCAGCTTTAGTAAAAGTAGCTATGGATGTTTTCAATGAACACATGCCAACTCCAAATCAAATTGACAACAAGCGTGAAGATTTAGTGGTTACAGAAGAAGAGTTAGTTGAATTACCAACAGGAACTGTAACTGAAAAAGGAATTCGTGAGAATATCAATGTGGGTATTTTGTATATCGAAAGTTGGTTGTCAGGAAATGGAGCAGCAGCATTATATAATTTAATGGAAGATGCAGCAACGGCAGAAATTTCAAGAACACAAATTTGGCAATGGCTACACAAAGGAGTTCGATTAGAAGACGAAAGAGCTTTTGATATAGAAATGTACAACGAGTTTAAAGCTCAAGAGGTAGAAAAAATTAAAGAATTAGTTGGTGAAGCGGCTTTTACTTCTAGAAGATTTGAATTAGCAATTCAATTGTTTGATGACTTAGTGTTGTCAGAAGACTTTGAAGAATTTTTAACCTTACCAGCGTACAAATACATATAG
- a CDS encoding isocitrate lyase, giving the protein MKNLAQGSYSSTLETVRTLKEKFGNSWSAISPENAARMATQNRFKTGLDIAKYTASIMREDMDAYDADPANYTQSLGCWHGFVAQQKMISVKKHYKTTSKRYLYLSGWMVAALRSEFGPLPDQSMHEKTAVPGLIEEIYDFLRQADAIELNDLFRRLEAGEDVQDQIDNFETHVVPIIADIDAGFGNEEATYLLAKKMIQAGACAIQIENQVSDAKQCGHQDGKVTVPHEDFVAKLNAVRYAFLELGVEDGVIVARTDSEGAGLTQKLPVSQEPGDLASQYLDFVECEEVSIDEVSNNEVLLKRDGKLVRPVRLANGLYKFREGTNIDRVVLDCITSLQNGADLLWIETPTPHVGQIAAMVNRVREVIPNAKLVYNNSPSFNWTLNFRTQVYDAMVEAGEDVSAYDRANLMDVAYDGTELSNRADEKIRTFQQDGSKEAGIFHHLITLPTYHTTALHMNDLTEGYFGEEGMLAYVKGVQRQEIRKGVSCVKHQRMAGSDLGDDHKTFFSGDNALKAGGEKNTSNQFEVKSTEAVLEETSVNI; this is encoded by the coding sequence ATGAAAAATTTAGCACAAGGAAGTTATAGTTCAACTTTAGAAACTGTAAGAACTTTAAAGGAAAAATTCGGGAATTCATGGAGTGCTATTAGTCCTGAAAATGCAGCAAGAATGGCAACTCAAAATCGTTTTAAAACTGGTTTAGATATTGCTAAGTACACCGCTTCTATCATGAGAGAAGATATGGATGCTTATGATGCTGATCCTGCTAATTACACACAATCATTAGGATGCTGGCATGGATTTGTAGCTCAGCAAAAAATGATTTCAGTAAAGAAACATTACAAAACTACTAGTAAAAGATATTTATACTTATCTGGTTGGATGGTAGCTGCGTTACGTTCTGAATTCGGACCGTTACCTGATCAATCAATGCATGAAAAAACAGCTGTGCCAGGATTAATCGAAGAGATTTATGATTTCTTACGTCAGGCAGATGCTATAGAATTAAATGATTTATTCAGAAGGTTAGAGGCTGGAGAAGATGTACAAGATCAAATCGATAATTTTGAAACTCATGTAGTGCCAATTATTGCTGATATTGATGCTGGTTTCGGAAACGAAGAAGCTACTTATTTATTAGCTAAAAAAATGATTCAGGCTGGTGCATGTGCTATTCAGATCGAAAACCAAGTTTCTGACGCAAAACAATGTGGTCACCAAGATGGAAAAGTAACTGTACCACACGAAGATTTCGTGGCAAAATTAAATGCAGTTCGTTACGCGTTTCTAGAATTAGGTGTTGAAGATGGAGTTATCGTAGCGAGAACAGACTCTGAAGGAGCTGGCTTAACTCAAAAATTACCAGTAAGTCAAGAGCCAGGAGATTTAGCTTCTCAATATTTAGATTTCGTAGAGTGTGAAGAAGTTTCTATCGATGAGGTTTCTAACAACGAAGTATTATTAAAAAGAGATGGAAAATTAGTTCGTCCTGTAAGATTAGCGAACGGATTATATAAGTTCAGAGAAGGAACAAATATTGATAGAGTAGTTTTAGATTGTATTACAAGTTTACAAAATGGAGCAGATTTATTATGGATTGAAACTCCAACGCCACACGTAGGTCAGATTGCTGCAATGGTAAATAGAGTTAGAGAAGTAATTCCAAATGCAAAATTAGTATATAACAATTCACCTTCATTTAACTGGACATTAAACTTCCGTACGCAAGTTTATGATGCAATGGTAGAAGCTGGAGAAGATGTATCTGCATACGATAGAGCTAATTTAATGGATGTGGCTTATGATGGAACTGAGTTATCTAATCGAGCAGATGAGAAAATTAGAACTTTCCAACAAGATGGTTCTAAAGAAGCTGGAATCTTCCATCACTTAATTACGTTACCAACATATCATACAACTGCTTTACATATGAATGATTTAACTGAAGGTTACTTCGGTGAAGAAGGAATGTTAGCTTATGTGAAAGGTGTACAAAGACAAGAAATTAGAAAAGGAGTTTCTTGTGTGAAGCACCAAAGAATGGCAGGTTCTGATTTAGGTGACGATCATAAAACATTCTTCTCAGGAGATAATGCGTTAAAAGCAGGAGGAGAGAAGAATACATCAAATCAATTTGAAGTGAAAAGTACTGAAGCAGTTTTAGAAGAAACTTCAGTAAATATTTAA
- a CDS encoding microtubule-binding protein yields the protein MSDDFDLLETNSSERTEKVDVNWGKAIDSMKSKLAQEDDPQTRQKILNATLDDVVNMAEKDRTTLLDAIKDLTDYQDEVGIIFEKFSSLNAEEQKIIDDAQKALERAKIELEDAQNKPDTWWNNLWGRKSKIQKAEEELKQAEKTRSSADNKAKAKFQERIESADVQTLLGELSYKSQAAVTRLKNREIEIKEVEEKLQTAIVEASKNHTKALEKKKEVEAQLEEQYALLKQARQELEEIADKQSTEYSEAIGKVTSLEQKVEELEGLKSAYTTLAASKDSFVHKHNLTIKVLTSLRSNLQTHRAKLKSDTEERLKYYDGYIVALKARTDQEFAAILEHLGVKTDEHIGETLAAMHTASAKARQEMMDNIPVHEKVMQGVYSSYAEALQEIREKDSEIQKNFADRYGIDMKELFEDYYKADGTAPTGGDEPSNDPEPETSDDDLLS from the coding sequence ATGTCTGATGATTTTGATTTACTAGAAACAAATTCTAGCGAGAGAACTGAAAAAGTAGATGTGAACTGGGGGAAAGCTATAGATAGTATGAAGTCTAAGCTTGCTCAAGAAGACGATCCGCAAACACGTCAAAAAATATTAAATGCAACATTAGATGATGTTGTAAATATGGCGGAAAAAGATAGAACTACTTTATTAGATGCAATTAAGGATTTAACAGACTATCAAGACGAAGTAGGTATTATTTTTGAAAAATTTTCTTCATTAAACGCAGAAGAACAAAAAATTATCGACGATGCTCAAAAGGCATTAGAGAGAGCAAAAATTGAATTAGAGGATGCTCAAAATAAACCAGATACTTGGTGGAATAACCTCTGGGGAAGAAAAAGTAAAATTCAAAAGGCTGAAGAAGAATTAAAACAAGCTGAAAAAACACGTAGTAGTGCAGATAATAAAGCCAAAGCTAAGTTTCAAGAGCGTATTGAAAGTGCAGATGTTCAAACTTTATTAGGTGAATTATCATATAAATCTCAAGCAGCTGTAACACGTTTAAAGAACCGTGAAATTGAAATCAAAGAGGTTGAAGAGAAATTACAAACAGCTATTGTAGAAGCTTCAAAAAATCATACGAAAGCTTTAGAGAAGAAAAAAGAAGTTGAAGCTCAGTTAGAAGAGCAGTATGCTTTATTAAAACAAGCGCGTCAAGAATTAGAAGAGATTGCAGATAAGCAGTCAACTGAATATTCAGAGGCTATTGGTAAAGTAACATCTTTAGAGCAAAAAGTAGAAGAATTAGAAGGTTTAAAAAGTGCTTACACCACTTTAGCAGCGAGTAAAGATAGTTTTGTGCACAAGCATAACTTAACAATTAAAGTATTAACATCTTTACGTAGTAATTTACAAACACATAGAGCAAAATTAAAATCAGATACTGAAGAGCGTTTAAAATATTACGATGGTTATATCGTAGCTTTAAAAGCTAGAACAGATCAAGAGTTTGCTGCTATTTTAGAACATTTAGGTGTTAAAACAGATGAGCATATTGGTGAAACTTTAGCGGCTATGCACACAGCAAGTGCTAAAGCTCGTCAAGAAATGATGGATAATATTCCAGTACACGAAAAAGTAATGCAAGGTGTATATAGTTCTTATGCAGAAGCATTACAAGAAATTAGAGAGAAAGATTCTGAGATTCAAAAGAACTTTGCAGATCGTTACGGAATTGATATGAAAGAATTGTTTGAAGATTATTATAAAGCTGACGGAACTGCTCCAACTGGAGGAGATGAGCCTTCAAATGATCCAGAGCCAGAAACAAGTGATGACGATTTATTATCGTAA